A region from the Fibrobacter sp. genome encodes:
- the trxA gene encoding thioredoxin, whose protein sequence is MTKETTDANFKNDVIESEIPVIVDFWAPWCGPCRMVSPIMDRISEKMAGKVKVFKINVDENPVTSNEYGITGIPTVIIFKDGKIEREFVGVQPEDVYISALAA, encoded by the coding sequence ATGACAAAAGAGACAACGGATGCCAATTTCAAGAATGATGTGATAGAGTCAGAAATTCCTGTGATAGTAGATTTCTGGGCTCCCTGGTGCGGGCCATGCAGGATGGTAAGTCCGATTATGGACAGAATAAGTGAAAAGATGGCAGGGAAGGTGAAGGTTTTCAAGATCAATGTTGATGAAAATCCGGTTACATCAAACGAGTACGGTATAACCGGAATTCCCACAGTAATAATATTTAAGGATGGGAAAATAGAGAGGGAGTTTGTAGGCGTGCAGCCTGAGGATGTTTATATTAGTGCCCTTGCCGCCTGA
- a CDS encoding superoxide dismutase family protein: MNHFRVMLLTALILAVQCTVFQRRDGNGGSSPDEALARAEITGFLPNTIKGTLYFNLVEGRGLVVTGEIEGLLPESTYAMHIMNGTCDSGSVLTDFDPGNAQSHGQPWLSPSQKRAGILPNITANGDGKAEVEVEVPCLDVVPGSSFSVLGRSIIIFSGPDNFQTGPAGQKIACGRISATTPEPVQ, encoded by the coding sequence ATGAACCATTTCAGAGTAATGCTGCTTACAGCTTTGATACTGGCAGTTCAATGCACTGTCTTCCAGCGCCGTGACGGAAATGGGGGATCATCACCTGATGAGGCACTTGCAAGAGCAGAAATAACCGGTTTTCTTCCAAACACTATCAAGGGGACACTCTACTTTAATCTGGTTGAGGGGAGAGGTCTTGTAGTCACCGGAGAGATCGAGGGATTACTTCCTGAGAGTACATACGCCATGCATATCATGAACGGAACCTGTGACTCCGGCAGTGTCCTTACCGATTTTGATCCAGGCAATGCACAGAGCCATGGCCAGCCATGGCTCTCACCAAGCCAGAAACGGGCAGGTATCCTTCCAAACATAACAGCCAATGGAGATGGCAAAGCAGAAGTGGAGGTTGAAGTTCCCTGTCTCGATGTTGTTCCGGGATCGTCTTTCTCAGTTCTGGGTCGTTCCATAATCATTTTCTCCGGGCCGGACAATTTCCAGACAGGGCCAGCCGGTCAGAAAATCGCTTGCGGGAGAATCTCTGCCACTACTCCTGAACCGGTGCAATAG
- the htpX gene encoding zinc metalloprotease HtpX produces MNTLKTTVLLGALTGLLVVLGNYLGGSHGATMALIIAGVMNFGSWWFSDKIVLAMYRAKEVSKGDAPVLYNVVERLAERTRMPMPKVYIINSESPNAFATGRNPSHASVAATVGILRLLSEDELEGVMAHELAHVQNRDTLTSTIAATIAGAITWIAHMVQWSAMWGGMRRDDNDRGGALGALAMAILAPLAAMLIQMAISRSREYAADESGARISGKPLSLANALSKLQRGSQMIPMAGGSPSTAHLFIVNPFRGGIASLFSTHPPMEERIKRLQALARQI; encoded by the coding sequence ATGAATACCTTGAAAACAACTGTTCTGCTGGGAGCTCTTACAGGCCTTCTGGTTGTCCTGGGTAATTACCTGGGAGGATCACATGGAGCAACAATGGCTCTTATTATTGCAGGAGTCATGAATTTTGGTTCCTGGTGGTTTTCCGATAAAATTGTGCTGGCAATGTACAGGGCAAAAGAGGTCTCGAAGGGTGATGCGCCGGTACTTTACAATGTCGTTGAGAGGCTGGCGGAACGCACCCGGATGCCAATGCCCAAAGTTTACATAATCAATAGTGAATCACCAAACGCTTTTGCAACTGGCCGCAACCCCAGTCACGCATCCGTGGCAGCGACTGTGGGGATCCTGCGCCTGCTGAGTGAGGATGAGCTGGAAGGGGTCATGGCTCACGAGCTTGCCCATGTTCAGAACCGGGATACTCTGACCAGCACTATTGCAGCCACAATAGCAGGTGCGATTACCTGGATTGCGCACATGGTGCAGTGGTCCGCAATGTGGGGCGGGATGCGCAGAGATGATAACGATCGCGGCGGAGCCCTGGGAGCGCTGGCTATGGCCATACTGGCGCCACTAGCCGCAATGCTGATCCAGATGGCAATCTCAAGATCCAGAGAGTATGCTGCAGATGAATCAGGGGCAAGGATCAGCGGGAAACCCCTCTCACTTGCAAACGCACTCTCCAAACTCCAGAGAGGCTCTCAGATGATTCCCATGGCCGGGGGAAGCCCCTCTACAGCCCACCTCTTTATAGTTAATCCGTTCCGTGGCGGGATAGCATCACTTTTCAGCACTCATCCGCCAATGGAAGAGAGAATTAAGAGGCTCCAGGCCCTTGCGAGGCAGATCTGA
- a CDS encoding DUF72 domain-containing protein yields the protein MACYLGTSGWTYDHWKGVFYPDTVPKKRWFEYYSSRFDTVELNASFYRIPTIKTALGWYNRSPANFRFAVKMSRLVSHVRRLKNCDRELEWFFSSMEPLKPKTGIILIQLPPNLKSDLKRLDDFTARLPSDQAFAFEFRNVSWYSEETYALLRERGHTFCIHDMSGLATDKIITADTVYIRFHGHDSRYGGDYPDDRLSSWAEWIREQLKKELSVYAYFNNDIGGFAVKNCIRLKEFL from the coding sequence ATGGCCTGCTATCTTGGCACGTCCGGATGGACCTATGATCATTGGAAAGGAGTCTTTTATCCGGATACAGTTCCCAAAAAACGCTGGTTCGAGTACTACAGCAGCAGGTTTGATACTGTAGAACTCAATGCATCTTTTTACCGGATCCCCACAATAAAAACAGCACTTGGCTGGTATAACCGCTCACCGGCAAATTTCCGATTCGCTGTAAAGATGTCACGTCTGGTTTCACATGTCAGGAGACTTAAAAATTGTGACCGGGAATTGGAATGGTTTTTCTCTTCAATGGAACCTTTAAAACCGAAAACAGGCATCATACTTATCCAGCTCCCCCCCAATCTCAAGAGCGATCTAAAACGTCTCGATGATTTTACAGCCCGGCTACCATCAGACCAGGCATTTGCCTTTGAGTTCCGTAATGTCTCCTGGTATTCAGAGGAAACCTACGCTCTGTTAAGAGAGCGGGGACATACTTTCTGTATTCATGATATGTCTGGTCTGGCCACCGATAAAATCATCACTGCTGATACTGTTTACATCCGGTTTCACGGGCACGATTCCCGATATGGAGGAGACTATCCGGATGATCGCCTGAGTTCCTGGGCGGAATGGATACGGGAGCAATTAAAAAAGGAATTATCTGTCTATGCCTATTTCAACAATGACATCGGCGGGTTCGCAGTAAAAAATTGCATTCGTCTCAAGGAATTTTTATGA